ATAGTCAGGGATTTCCAGTCAGTAATTGGAAGGGAGGTAAGGGAGCAGATATTGGAAGCTGAAGGAACGTTGCCAGATGCAATAGTTGCCTGCGTTGGAGGGGGAAGCAACGCAATAGGAATATTCTATCCATTTGTTAAGGATAGGAATGTCAGACTCATAGGAGTAGAGGCGGGTGGAAAAGGCCTCGAGACTGGAATGCATTCAGCATCCCTAAACGCAGGGAAGATCGGAGTATTCCATGGGATGCTAAGCTACTTCCTCCAAGATGAGGAGGGACAGATAAGGACCACCCACAGTATCGCCCCTGGGTTAGACTATCCTGGAGTTGGACCCGAACATGCCTACCTAAAGGAGAGTGGAAGAGCAGAATACGTGGTTGTAACCGATGAAGAGGCACTAAGGGCATTTCATGAGCTATCAAGGACTGAGGGGATAATACCGGCCTTAGAATCAGCCCATGCTGTTGCATATGCAATGAAGCTGGCCAAGGAAATGGACAGGGACGAGATAATAGTCGTCAACCTCTCAGGGAGAGGGGATAAAGATCTTGATATAGTTCTCAGGGTGAGCAACAATGTTTGAAAAGGGCTCGCTGATCCCATATTTCACAGCTGGCGATCCATCAAAGAAGGATACCCTCGAATTCCTATTGGCAGTGGAAGACCTAGTTGGGGCCATAGAACTAGGAATACCGTTTAGCGATCCGATAGCCGATGGACCGACAATTCAGAAATCCCACTACAGGGCCCTAAAGAATGGATTCAGACTTGAGGATGCCTTTGACATAGTCAGAAACTTTAGAAAGCACTCCGACAAGCCAATAGTTCTCATGACGTACTACAATCCAGTTTACAGGACAGGATTAAGGAGGTTCATTGAGAAGGCTAAGGATGCTGGAGTTGATGGAATGCTCATAGTTGACCTGCCAGTTTTACATTCCCAGGAATTCGTCAATGTCGCTAGGGAGGAGGGAATGAAAACCGTGTTCTTGGCCGCACCAAATACGCCCGATGAGAGGTTGAGGGAGATAGACAGGGTAACAACGGGCTTCGTATATCTAATCTCCCTATATGGAACCACAGGAGCAAGAGAGAGAATTCCAGAAACGGCCTTCAATTTACTTAAGAGGGCAAGGAAGATA
The window above is part of the Pyrococcus sp. NA2 genome. Proteins encoded here:
- the trpA gene encoding tryptophan synthase subunit alpha — protein: MFEKGSLIPYFTAGDPSKKDTLEFLLAVEDLVGAIELGIPFSDPIADGPTIQKSHYRALKNGFRLEDAFDIVRNFRKHSDKPIVLMTYYNPVYRTGLRRFIEKAKDAGVDGMLIVDLPVLHSQEFVNVAREEGMKTVFLAAPNTPDERLREIDRVTTGFVYLISLYGTTGARERIPETAFNLLKRARKICRNKLAVGFGVSKREHVKMLLEAGADGVVVGSALIKIIENGGGSKEIREKVKELAIDWP
- the trpB gene encoding tryptophan synthase subunit beta, coding for MWFGKFGGQFVPETLVEPLKELEKAYKELKDDEEFNRQLEYYLKTWAGRPTPLYYAERLTKKIGGAKIYLKREDLLHGGAHKTNNAIGQALLAKFMGKTRLIAETGAGQHGVATAMAGALLGMKVDIYMGAEDVERQKMNVFRMKLLGANVIPVNAGSRTLKDAINEALRDWVATFEYSHYLIGSVVGPYPYPVIVRDFQSVIGREVREQILEAEGTLPDAIVACVGGGSNAIGIFYPFVKDRNVRLIGVEAGGKGLETGMHSASLNAGKIGVFHGMLSYFLQDEEGQIRTTHSIAPGLDYPGVGPEHAYLKESGRAEYVVVTDEEALRAFHELSRTEGIIPALESAHAVAYAMKLAKEMDRDEIIVVNLSGRGDKDLDIVLRVSNNV